Sequence from the Agarivorans sp. Alg241-V36 genome:
TTAAGGATAAATATTTGACTTCTATTTTGCCTATATAGGGCAATGAGTATATGTATTTCAGCAATTCATATACTCGCCTTTGCCTACATATTTAGTTGAATTGACTGTCTTTTCTTACTGCCGATGTGAGGACAGGAAAGATAGAGGTGTCCTTAATTTCATAACGGTAGCTGTAACTAAAGTTAGGGAAGGGGAAGCTTTCCTCTTCATGCCACTTTTGCACGGTTTGTTGTGCTTTAAGAACTTGTTCTGCTTCAATAGTTTTAAGCCTACCTGCATATTGGTGCTGAGTTGAAAAAGCCAGTTTTGCGCCAACTTGATCAACAGCCTTGTACAGCATAAATAATAAATCTTCTTGCAATGCCATAAACTCATCGTGATCGCGACAGCGAATGTACAGTACGATCGAGACTTTAAGTGAATAGCTCCCTAACCCCATAAATCTAACACGAGTCGGTTCCTCTTCTACTTTAGGGTGGCGCAAAAAATCACGCCGTAAATTCACCAGCAATACTTGCAGTTGCTCTACGCTTATTTCTGGTCTTAGCTTGAGTACGTGATCCATACGGCGCCTATCTCGCCGTTCTAGGTTATCGATTTCCATGTTGGCAAATTCAGAGTTAGGTATGGTAATTACAGAGCGTTCTAATGTTCTAATACGAGTTGCCCGCAGCCCAATATTCTCGATAACACCATAAAGGTTTTTGTCGCCGTAGCGACATAGCTCGCCAATTTTAATGCCGCCATCAGCGTACAGAGTTAAACCATTAATTAAATTCTCAAGTAGCGGGCGAATAGCTAAGGCAATTGCCAAGCCACCGACACCTAAACCGGCAACCAATGGAGATATAGATACGCCCATAAACTCCAAGACGTACAAGCCGAGCAATACAATGGTTATGCCACCTAATATTTTAGCCAGTACCAAAATGAGCGAAGAATCTGGGGAAGATTCCAATGGCGTATCTTGATACTTTTTGGTGGTGATAAGGATCGCGATATAGATAAAAATAGACAAGACAAACCAGGCAACAAAGACAAACTGAACAATAAGGATCAAATTTGAACTTAGTTGATAGACTATACCGTAGAGCCAGATACCGTCATCAATAATGCGCCTAAATAAAAACATCCACGTCATGTTAAATATTAGCGCCAATTGCCTACCAAACTGCCAGTGGCGTTTGGTGTTGTCAAACCGAGCATTCCATTGGCGACCCAAAAAGAAACTAAGCCGAATGACCTTCATACTGATAAGCGATAAACCCAGTAACAACATCCACTGCCAGGCTGGCAGCCCTGCAAGTAGTTCTTGGCTCCAGGCTGGAAGCGACATTACTAGGCTCCGAGATATCAGCGGCCCCGGGTTTAGGATAAATTCTTGATGAAGGTCGTGGTGGTCTAAGGCTTGTTGCTCACTAAGGGTAAACAAATAGTATTGATGTGATAAACGGTTAACTGATAAGGCAGAGAACAGGTACTGGCCCGCTCTAAAACCTTCTAACTGTTTTTCAATGACAAGGTCGGTACCGCTAATGCGCCAGCGAGAATTGAGTCCTCCTTCATCTACTGGCAAGGAGGTAAATTGTGCCGATTCACTGGACTCAATGCGGTTTAGTATTTCCCTTAGCAATACAATTTTCTCCATCACTACCACATCCCGATTGCGATTTGCGGTGGTGGATAAATCAAGGGTTTTACTGGCTTGATAAAAGGCTAGTTGCCCTTCTACTGAGTTGAATTGTTCGGCGCGCCAAGCACTAATAACCTGCTTAGAGCTGCGAAGAAAACTGTCTAAGGTTTGCTGAGGAGAGGATAAATCGATACTGCGTTGCGCTAAGGCCGGCTTTTCTGTTGAGGCAGTACTGGCCATTGCTGAAAGTGAAAGGCTTAGTAAGGTAATAGCAATGAGTAAGCGCGTCATATTAAGCAATGCCCCATTTATAAGAAGACTAGCGAGCCCCCTATGAGGCTCGCCAGTTATTTAGTTAAGGTGAGTGTCAAAAAAGCTGCCTAACTCAGCCAGAGCATCATCTGATTCTGGTAAGTCATAAAGTAGCCCCATCATGTAATCACCGTGTGATTGGCCGTCGTAAATGTGTAGGTCGGCGTTTACGTTTGCCGCACGCAGAGCTCGGTGCATACGAACCGTGTCGCTAAGCAGTAAGTCGCGGGTGCCAGAGATCAACAGTGTTGGAGGAAAGCCTTCTAGGTCAGCGTAAACTGGAGAAACCAAGGGGTTTTCAAGGTCGCCAGATGGCACATAAACCTCAAAAGTACCGTCTATTACACCTTCTCGGCTGCCTAGGGCATCAAGCCCTTTTAGGGTGTGCCATGTATCGGTGGTATGAGCCAAATCGGTCGCAGGAGTACCTGCGAACAGAGCGCCTGGAAGATCTAAACCTAGCTCTTTAAGGCGCAGAGTGGTGGTTAAGGTTAGATTACCACCGGCTGAACTACCAAATATGGCTGTTTTGTTGGCAGGTTGCTTGCGCGTAATCTCTGTCCAAACCGCTACCGCATCATCTATTGCTGCAGGAAAAGGATGTAAAGGAGGCTGACGGTAATCAACAGAGATTACTTTTACGTTAAGGCCGTTTGCCACCCACATTGCTTCACGCAGAGCAGACTCTTCTCCACCAAATACAAAAGCACCGCCATGCAAGTGCATGAAGTAACGGTCTGCGTAGCGCGAGTCGATATTGTCTGGCGTCACCACAAAGGTATTAACCCCTGCAATGGCCTTTTTCTCGTAGCTCAGTGCTAATTTATCCGCTAGTTGAGAGGCGAGTTCTGCTGAACCTTTGTTCCAAAGCTGCTGCAACTCGAGCCATTGCTCGGTAGAGGTTGGTGCTTCTAGCTCCGCTTCTGCAAACTGGCGGTTTTCAATAATGGAGGCCATTTTAGCTGATACGCCAACTGGCGTTGGTGTGTTACGGATTAGCTTGCTGGGCTCTGTTGGTGATGGCTTGGCAGTGCTGGCGACAAGCGATGGGCTTATCATCGCAAGACCCACTCCCGCCACAAGTACTGCGCTTTTAATCTTATTTACATTAAGCATATTGGATTCTCCAGGGTTAAATCTACTTTGCTAGCGTTCGCATTCATGCCAACAATTGATGGCGGCAGAATAGTTGGTTTGAGCAACAAATTGGGGAATTAGAGAAATTCATTTTTGCCGCAGTAAACACTAAAAACAGCGTAAAAAGTCGCTTATTGATCTACAAAACAAATAATGCACTAGACTTGATGGTGGACGGCAAAACAGCCACTGGCTTGTTTTACCAGTATTTATTAACCAATTAGGATGTGGGCAGATGAGGGAAGTAGGGCGAAGCGTTATCAGTAAGATGGGCGTGTTGTTGCTCATGTGCTGCAATATATTTGCAGCACATGCCGCAAGCGATGGCGTAATTAGCGTGGCAAGTCAGCATGATGTAGACCAAACCGCAGAGCGTATGTTGAACATACTCGAGCAAAAAGGCATGACGGTGTTTAATCAGGTTAAACATTCTGAAGGTGCTGCAAAAGTGGGTATTGAGTTAGCCGATACTCAATTGATTATTTTTGGTAACCCTAAAGTGGGCTCACCACTGATGAAGTGCCAACAGCTGGTGGCTCTCGATTTACCGCAAAAAGCGCTGATTTGGCAAGACCAACAGGGCAAGGTA
This genomic interval carries:
- a CDS encoding mechanosensitive ion channel family protein — encoded protein: MTRLLIAITLLSLSLSAMASTASTEKPALAQRSIDLSSPQQTLDSFLRSSKQVISAWRAEQFNSVEGQLAFYQASKTLDLSTTANRNRDVVVMEKIVLLREILNRIESSESAQFTSLPVDEGGLNSRWRISGTDLVIEKQLEGFRAGQYLFSALSVNRLSHQYYLFTLSEQQALDHHDLHQEFILNPGPLISRSLVMSLPAWSQELLAGLPAWQWMLLLGLSLISMKVIRLSFFLGRQWNARFDNTKRHWQFGRQLALIFNMTWMFLFRRIIDDGIWLYGIVYQLSSNLILIVQFVFVAWFVLSIFIYIAILITTKKYQDTPLESSPDSSLILVLAKILGGITIVLLGLYVLEFMGVSISPLVAGLGVGGLAIALAIRPLLENLINGLTLYADGGIKIGELCRYGDKNLYGVIENIGLRATRIRTLERSVITIPNSEFANMEIDNLERRDRRRMDHVLKLRPEISVEQLQVLLVNLRRDFLRHPKVEEEPTRVRFMGLGSYSLKVSIVLYIRCRDHDEFMALQEDLLFMLYKAVDQVGAKLAFSTQHQYAGRLKTIEAEQVLKAQQTVQKWHEEESFPFPNFSYSYRYEIKDTSIFPVLTSAVRKDSQFN
- a CDS encoding alpha/beta hydrolase, which translates into the protein MLNVNKIKSAVLVAGVGLAMISPSLVASTAKPSPTEPSKLIRNTPTPVGVSAKMASIIENRQFAEAELEAPTSTEQWLELQQLWNKGSAELASQLADKLALSYEKKAIAGVNTFVVTPDNIDSRYADRYFMHLHGGAFVFGGEESALREAMWVANGLNVKVISVDYRQPPLHPFPAAIDDAVAVWTEITRKQPANKTAIFGSSAGGNLTLTTTLRLKELGLDLPGALFAGTPATDLAHTTDTWHTLKGLDALGSREGVIDGTFEVYVPSGDLENPLVSPVYADLEGFPPTLLISGTRDLLLSDTVRMHRALRAANVNADLHIYDGQSHGDYMMGLLYDLPESDDALAELGSFFDTHLN
- a CDS encoding DUF302 domain-containing protein, with product MREVGRSVISKMGVLLLMCCNIFAAHAASDGVISVASQHDVDQTAERMLNILEQKGMTVFNQVKHSEGAAKVGIELADTQLIIFGNPKVGSPLMKCQQLVALDLPQKALIWQDQQGKVWISYNDPQYLAKRHQVAGCDPVFAKIAGALAGISKAAAN